A portion of the Stigmatella aurantiaca DW4/3-1 genome contains these proteins:
- a CDS encoding LysR family transcriptional regulator, whose translation MATFVRVIEAGSLSAAAKQLRLSTAAVSRHVTALEQEVATPLLARTTRRMTVTVAGQQYYERCLRVLREVDEAQSIGRDGRLEGLLRISLPVTVGFLSGASLLRSLVGKHPGLRLDVRLEDRLIDLVLEDVDVAIRVAAKPPLSTEIVARPLSRWHRVVVASPAYVRRHGKPKTSAALAAHESISPVRDAATEVWTLLNGAATARVRMKVRCSCNAGHLLRELALDGLGVALLPHWFVAADLQNKRLRQLLPGWQSEPVEVYALYRASRRHEPRVRVLVEHLRAAYAESEQSA comes from the coding sequence ATGGCGACGTTCGTTCGTGTGATCGAAGCCGGTAGCCTGTCGGCGGCGGCCAAGCAACTCCGGCTCTCGACGGCGGCGGTCAGTCGGCATGTCACGGCGCTCGAGCAGGAAGTCGCAACGCCGCTCCTGGCCCGGACCACGCGCCGGATGACCGTGACCGTGGCGGGCCAGCAGTACTACGAGCGATGCCTGCGAGTTCTGCGCGAAGTCGACGAGGCCCAGTCCATCGGCCGGGACGGACGTCTTGAGGGATTGCTCCGGATCAGCCTGCCCGTCACCGTGGGCTTCCTGTCAGGGGCATCGCTCTTGCGGTCCCTGGTAGGCAAACATCCAGGGCTCCGGCTCGACGTGCGACTCGAGGACCGGTTGATCGATCTCGTGCTCGAGGACGTCGATGTCGCGATCCGGGTGGCCGCCAAGCCTCCGCTTTCGACGGAGATCGTGGCACGCCCCCTGTCCCGCTGGCACCGTGTCGTCGTCGCGTCGCCCGCCTACGTCCGGCGCCACGGTAAGCCGAAGACGTCGGCCGCGCTCGCGGCCCACGAGTCCATCTCACCCGTCCGTGATGCGGCGACCGAGGTTTGGACGCTCCTGAACGGGGCGGCCACGGCCCGCGTCCGGATGAAGGTGCGCTGCTCGTGCAATGCGGGCCACTTGCTCCGTGAGCTTGCCCTCGATGGCCTGGGGGTCGCATTACTTCCGCACTGGTTCGTCGCCGCCGATCTCCAGAACAAGCGGTTGCGGCAACTCTTGCCGGGATGGCAATCGGAGCCGGTCGAGGTGTACGCCCTCTACCGGGCTTCCCGCCGCCACGAGCCGCGAGTCCGGGTCCTCGTCGAGCATCTGCGCGCTGCGTACGCCGAGAGCGAGCAGAGCGCTTGA
- a CDS encoding SDR family NAD(P)-dependent oxidoreductase, giving the protein MPTTKSFDGSVFLVSGASSGIGEAAAVALRQRGAAVYGLTSSSSTLASARERHPAVRWLSADVTRRSEVGTAVAAILAEAGRLDGLVNTAGIYTFAPLEASGEEMMRRQFEVNVFGTVFLTQASLAALKDSKGTIVNVSSTSAHKAMADQSIYAATKGAVESLTRAWALELARHGVRVNAISPGPTLTPGIARIPMPKEMFEAAKEQILRTVPLARMGTSEEVAHWIVTLADPAVTWLTGQIVGIDGGLSVS; this is encoded by the coding sequence GTGCCAACCACGAAGTCATTCGATGGAAGCGTCTTCCTTGTCAGCGGCGCCAGCTCCGGAATTGGCGAGGCCGCGGCCGTTGCCCTGCGGCAGCGGGGCGCGGCTGTATACGGACTCACCAGCAGTTCCTCCACGCTTGCCTCCGCCCGCGAGCGCCACCCGGCGGTTCGCTGGCTCAGCGCGGATGTAACGAGGCGCTCCGAGGTCGGCACCGCCGTGGCGGCCATCCTCGCCGAGGCCGGGCGGCTCGACGGGCTGGTCAACACCGCGGGAATCTACACGTTCGCGCCGCTCGAAGCTTCGGGCGAGGAGATGATGCGCCGTCAGTTCGAGGTCAACGTGTTCGGCACGGTCTTTCTGACCCAGGCTTCGCTCGCCGCGCTCAAGGACAGCAAGGGCACGATCGTCAACGTCAGCAGCACCTCCGCCCACAAGGCGATGGCCGACCAGTCGATCTACGCCGCGACGAAAGGGGCCGTCGAGTCTCTGACGCGTGCCTGGGCGCTCGAACTTGCCCGGCACGGCGTGCGTGTGAATGCGATCTCGCCAGGGCCTACCCTGACGCCCGGCATCGCCAGGATCCCGATGCCGAAGGAGATGTTCGAGGCAGCCAAGGAGCAGATTCTCCGGACAGTTCCGCTCGCCCGCATGGGCACGAGTGAAGAGGTCGCGCACTGGATCGTCACGCTCGCCGATCCAGCCGTGACCTGGCTGACCGGCCAGATCGTCGGGATCGATGGTGGCCTGAGTGTGAGCTGA
- a CDS encoding FadR/GntR family transcriptional regulator translates to MDGLGLVGRVEQDLERVISQGLLPQDGFLPSENSLAKRYGLSRSTVREALKRLAARELIEQHPGRRSRALPLEGAVTLENLGVVLGGPGAAQPERRRLLEGFLALKRETAVELPELEFEVLRQAARAVDRPGQTLLLQSLERSYRGLARRLRPHLNGQATRQWALCAMHGLAAKDEQSLRRELPALLQASDAHLLASLPPPQEPRESSRPPLCADTAPSHPTPEHEEALERLSEAKGPNLSACPTGLSQPTPTGGPLPEAPSPDSRDPLVGGVPGTDVPQGQEELRRVQPGLQERQSQTPVSSGTGDEFLGREGGQRLLDGMAESEQGGACTAVFGGADTCFVRCSKGEP, encoded by the coding sequence ATGGATGGGTTGGGGCTTGTCGGACGAGTGGAGCAAGACCTGGAGCGGGTGATTTCCCAAGGCCTGCTGCCCCAAGATGGCTTTCTTCCCTCGGAAAACTCGCTGGCCAAGCGCTACGGCCTCTCACGCAGCACCGTCCGTGAAGCGCTGAAGCGCCTGGCGGCCAGAGAGTTGATAGAGCAGCACCCAGGCCGTCGCAGTCGAGCCCTCCCCTTGGAGGGAGCGGTGACCCTGGAGAACCTGGGGGTGGTGCTGGGGGGCCCAGGCGCCGCTCAACCGGAGAGGCGCAGGCTGCTGGAGGGGTTTCTGGCCCTCAAGCGAGAGACGGCGGTGGAACTGCCAGAGCTGGAGTTCGAGGTGCTGAGACAGGCAGCCCGCGCGGTGGACCGTCCCGGACAGACGCTGCTGCTGCAGTCGCTGGAGCGCTCGTACCGTGGACTGGCGCGGCGGCTGAGGCCACACCTGAATGGGCAGGCCACTCGGCAGTGGGCACTCTGTGCGATGCACGGCCTGGCCGCCAAGGACGAGCAGTCGCTGCGCCGGGAACTGCCAGCGTTGCTCCAGGCCAGCGATGCGCACCTGCTGGCCAGCCTTCCCCCCCCGCAGGAGCCCAGGGAGTCGTCACGGCCCCCACTCTGCGCGGACACCGCCCCCTCTCACCCCACTCCGGAGCATGAGGAGGCCCTGGAGAGGCTGTCGGAGGCGAAGGGTCCCAACCTGTCTGCTTGCCCTACAGGTTTGAGCCAACCGACGCCTACGGGTGGACCCCTACCCGAGGCTCCCTCCCCTGACTCACGCGACCCTCTGGTAGGCGGGGTGCCCGGCACGGACGTGCCCCAGGGCCAGGAAGAATTGCGAAGGGTGCAGCCTGGCCTCCAGGAACGACAGTCCCAGACTCCGGTTAGCTCGGGCACTGGGGATGAGTTCCTGGGCAGAGAGGGCGGACAGCGCCTCCTGGATGGAATGGCGGAGAGTGAACAAGGTGGAGCGTGTACGGCTGTCTTTGGAGGCGCGGACACTTGTTTTGTTAGGTGCTCTAAAGGCGAACCCTAG
- a CDS encoding Kelch repeat-containing protein — translation MSPWFVTGNLALARTGHTATVLNGTGNVLVVSATSAEVYNPYANASVPTGVPLSSHTHHTATLLGSGKVLVVGGWTGTGPQSASEVYDPATGTWNSAGSLSTPRGHHTATLLGSGKVLVVGGDSTQGHTSSVELYDPATNSWSAGLSAFAARSGHTATPLTSGKVLIVGGTSSSGELRDAHTYDPATNSWSQVAAPPRGRSGHLAIPLYSGLVLVLGGGHDEVDLYNPYNDQWTQNSLLPSGSTAVSATMLYSGEVLVTHSNGQAFLYAPATSTWTSAGTLSAPIAAHVAIRLHTGQVLVTGGTFSGMNVTTVQRYSR, via the coding sequence GTGAGCCCTTGGTTTGTCACCGGCAATCTGGCCCTGGCACGCACCGGGCACACGGCGACCGTCCTCAACGGCACGGGAAACGTCTTGGTCGTGAGTGCTACCTCCGCAGAGGTCTATAACCCTTACGCCAATGCGTCAGTCCCCACGGGAGTTCCCCTCTCTTCCCACACCCACCACACCGCCACCCTGCTCGGCTCGGGCAAGGTGTTGGTTGTCGGAGGATGGACTGGCACGGGGCCGCAAAGCGCCTCGGAAGTGTACGATCCCGCCACGGGCACGTGGAACTCCGCGGGCTCCCTGAGCACACCTCGCGGCCATCACACGGCGACCCTCCTCGGCTCGGGCAAAGTGTTGGTGGTGGGGGGTGACTCCACTCAGGGACACACAAGCTCCGTGGAGCTGTACGATCCGGCCACGAACTCCTGGAGTGCAGGACTCTCCGCGTTCGCAGCACGCAGTGGTCACACCGCGACCCCCCTCACCTCGGGGAAAGTGCTGATCGTGGGAGGCACCTCTTCCTCTGGCGAACTCCGGGATGCACACACCTACGATCCGGCCACGAACTCCTGGTCTCAGGTCGCGGCACCGCCGCGTGGACGCAGTGGTCACCTCGCCATCCCGCTTTACTCGGGTTTAGTGCTGGTCCTGGGAGGAGGACACGATGAAGTGGACCTCTACAATCCCTACAACGACCAGTGGACTCAGAACTCCCTCCTGCCTTCCGGAAGCACTGCGGTCAGCGCCACGATGCTCTACTCGGGCGAAGTTTTGGTCACCCACTCGAACGGCCAAGCATTCCTGTATGCCCCCGCGACGAGCACCTGGACGTCCGCGGGCACGCTGTCAGCCCCCATCGCGGCCCATGTGGCCATACGCCTCCATACAGGCCAAGTGCTTGTCACCGGAGGAACCTTTTCTGGCATGAACGTCACCACCGTGCAGCGCTACTCCCGCTGA
- a CDS encoding serine/threonine protein kinase: protein MPKGSFSVPRGAILFELDGIQYEFREDLGEVQPGISQFVGRQRVSGIETREVLIKAVGNDGGRGTKRLLLARARLEEEVRLAKYLDHPGIHRVFGLQKAEGTWYVVSERPRGNNLGTLINLVSECNHWYTPHFAMYIGARLADVLVYAHTAQDEQKRPLNIVHRAIDADHVFLDWKGIVRVSDFGLSLSDLPGRTPSTSQRLHGEGFYSSPEVLFGKRADARADLFSVGVVMLELATGKNLLYSPDEVTPRMKDSVTKSQLERVEQAIEWAQESGADEMVEDIIWRAAIYTQKDVERATQSLPAGMRSVLCKLLHPKLAKRYQTAGELVVALREQTGEVGFGPADAVKELETTVEEASASLAESGLKTPRASKRLGEYTTSG, encoded by the coding sequence ATGCCGAAAGGAAGTTTCAGTGTTCCGAGGGGTGCAATTCTCTTTGAGCTGGATGGTATCCAGTATGAGTTCCGCGAAGACCTTGGGGAGGTGCAGCCCGGGATTAGCCAGTTCGTCGGACGCCAGCGCGTCAGCGGCATTGAAACGAGAGAGGTGCTGATCAAGGCGGTGGGAAACGATGGCGGTCGGGGGACGAAGAGACTCCTGCTGGCAAGGGCAAGGCTGGAGGAGGAAGTCCGCTTGGCCAAGTATCTTGACCACCCTGGGATCCATCGGGTCTTCGGTTTGCAGAAAGCCGAAGGGACTTGGTACGTGGTTTCAGAGCGCCCGCGCGGAAACAACCTAGGCACTCTGATCAACCTCGTGTCGGAGTGCAATCATTGGTACACGCCACATTTCGCCATGTATATCGGGGCCCGGCTGGCGGACGTGTTGGTATACGCGCACACAGCACAGGACGAACAGAAACGCCCCCTGAACATCGTTCACCGGGCCATCGATGCGGATCACGTCTTTTTGGATTGGAAGGGAATTGTTCGAGTCTCTGACTTCGGTCTCTCCCTTTCCGATTTGCCGGGCCGCACCCCTTCCACTTCTCAACGACTGCACGGGGAGGGCTTTTACTCGTCGCCAGAGGTGCTTTTCGGCAAACGAGCTGACGCACGTGCAGACCTCTTCTCTGTGGGTGTGGTCATGCTGGAACTGGCTACCGGGAAGAACCTCCTCTATTCGCCAGATGAGGTGACGCCCAGGATGAAGGACTCCGTTACGAAGTCACAGCTCGAACGAGTCGAGCAAGCCATCGAATGGGCGCAGGAGTCTGGAGCCGATGAAATGGTGGAGGACATCATCTGGCGCGCGGCGATCTACACGCAGAAGGACGTCGAGAGGGCAACACAGAGTCTTCCTGCGGGCATGCGCTCGGTTCTGTGCAAGCTCCTCCACCCTAAGCTAGCGAAGCGCTACCAGACGGCGGGGGAGCTGGTGGTCGCTCTGCGTGAACAGACCGGAGAGGTGGGCTTTGGCCCCGCTGATGCCGTTAAAGAGCTGGAGACCACCGTGGAAGAGGCGTCCGCGAGCTTGGCCGAATCCGGCTTGAAGACCCCCCGAGCGTCCAAGCGCCTGGGGGAGTACACCACGAGTGGGTAG
- a CDS encoding serine/threonine protein kinase — MTANLLRLPSGAIVDGWHVLRELGNGGFAVVYLVEKNGKPYALKVARHREASGDDKRTHDRMVRETTTLLMLNHPNIIRPQGYGYAEAGNMYVALEYVDGWTLAEWKERKHPTIHEILHVFIKITSALSYMHERGVLHRDLKLVNVLIRKSDGEPVIIDFGCATYSLAEDLTEEGLPPGTERFRAPEQFKFLRDHKNEHRARYAFKVADEIFALGAMLYEMLTDPRPTEHYRRMSLNNLIVAPPSASDVNPRIPEALSRLVEKILSRNPSERPVDTDALRRELEEHLERSGAEYMVPPHAPSEQWPSAPSEFEGHAVVPPKDPTPRKVTRKTLTVGTALVMALAAAVTFWRACGDVPASPSEHSAPPMTAPPDMSTLNPSPMVLPLAVDAGQKEDSTVKMMTPEIPSRERPMRAQKRLSTAECAAMSLVAALAAGCPGSQIRPESFTCPSGAARAMVKELHWEEGESFVLTVDDRHDIDSRVWFTPGSDVVGVVPKVKGLSRRQLEVAPPGTRFYGKAYYLSDKMGRADGPALVIRYDRVKLPGQDERPVCFVVEGRSYGFKDGRVQSGNQQTGYVVDRWP, encoded by the coding sequence ATGACAGCGAATCTGCTTCGGCTGCCATCCGGTGCCATTGTTGACGGCTGGCACGTTTTAAGGGAACTCGGCAACGGTGGTTTTGCCGTCGTCTATCTGGTGGAGAAGAACGGCAAGCCCTACGCGCTTAAGGTGGCGCGGCACCGTGAAGCCAGCGGGGACGACAAGCGGACACATGACCGCATGGTGCGTGAGACCACAACACTTCTCATGCTGAACCATCCCAACATCATCCGGCCCCAAGGATACGGATATGCGGAAGCAGGCAACATGTATGTTGCTTTGGAGTACGTGGATGGCTGGACGCTGGCGGAATGGAAGGAGCGCAAGCACCCCACGATCCACGAGATCTTGCATGTCTTCATCAAAATCACGTCTGCGCTGTCGTACATGCATGAAAGGGGCGTGCTCCACCGGGATTTGAAGCTGGTCAACGTCCTAATCCGGAAGAGCGATGGGGAGCCCGTCATCATCGACTTTGGTTGTGCAACCTACTCGCTGGCCGAAGATCTCACGGAAGAAGGGTTGCCCCCGGGAACAGAGCGCTTCCGAGCGCCCGAGCAGTTCAAGTTCCTACGGGACCACAAGAACGAACACCGGGCGCGGTATGCTTTCAAAGTCGCTGACGAGATCTTCGCACTGGGGGCGATGCTTTATGAAATGCTCACAGACCCGCGGCCGACGGAACACTATCGGCGCATGTCGTTGAACAATCTCATTGTGGCGCCCCCGTCAGCTTCTGATGTGAATCCGAGGATCCCCGAGGCGCTCAGCCGCTTGGTGGAAAAGATACTTTCCCGGAATCCATCCGAGCGCCCGGTGGACACCGATGCACTTCGCCGCGAACTGGAAGAGCATTTGGAGCGCTCGGGGGCCGAGTACATGGTTCCCCCCCATGCTCCATCGGAACAGTGGCCCTCTGCGCCTTCGGAGTTTGAGGGGCACGCTGTGGTGCCGCCCAAAGACCCTACGCCGCGCAAGGTGACGAGGAAGACGCTGACCGTAGGCACGGCCCTGGTGATGGCCCTGGCCGCGGCTGTGACATTCTGGCGGGCCTGTGGAGACGTTCCCGCCTCACCTTCGGAACATTCCGCGCCGCCGATGACAGCCCCCCCTGATATGTCCACCTTGAATCCCTCGCCGATGGTTCTCCCCTTGGCGGTGGACGCTGGCCAGAAGGAAGATTCCACCGTGAAAATGATGACCCCTGAAATTCCGTCCAGAGAGCGCCCCATGCGCGCACAGAAGAGATTGAGCACTGCCGAGTGCGCCGCGATGTCGCTCGTCGCAGCCCTAGCGGCTGGCTGCCCTGGCTCTCAGATTCGGCCCGAGTCCTTCACCTGTCCCTCTGGTGCCGCGCGAGCCATGGTGAAAGAGCTTCACTGGGAAGAGGGTGAGAGCTTCGTGCTCACAGTCGACGACCGGCACGACATCGACTCAAGGGTCTGGTTTACCCCCGGCTCTGATGTGGTGGGGGTCGTTCCCAAGGTTAAGGGCCTCTCCCGGCGGCAGCTCGAAGTGGCCCCCCCAGGAACACGGTTCTACGGCAAGGCTTACTATCTCTCCGACAAGATGGGCCGAGCTGACGGGCCGGCGCTTGTCATCCGGTACGACCGCGTAAAGCTCCCTGGACAGGATGAAAGACCCGTCTGTTTCGTGGTCGAGGGGCGTTCCTACGGGTTCAAGGACGGCCGCGTGCAGTCTGGCAACCAGCAGACGGGTTATGTTGTGGACCGCTGGCCCTGA